A region from the Medicago truncatula cultivar Jemalong A17 chromosome 6, MtrunA17r5.0-ANR, whole genome shotgun sequence genome encodes:
- the LOC25496634 gene encoding ribonuclease S-F11 produces MNHLIICIFFAITIFLCNAAEDASIAKPFLPSPTQFLPSALEEPDVRKGRKKPPPPPRSPPPPPPLLEFNHFKLAETWPPTFCKINTCIDDYRPMKFIIHGLWPGDLTDCDPDKKMKPDYEKLSGIYPKLIEDWPNLHKVKNKFPVETNKELWFFEWYKHGTCSAQLFTFPEYMGMAIQLYGNKHNIVLILRNAGIKPGGKYSRDEISDAISKHIKFTPQIQCKKIGQISYLLEVRFCFTASKDPQYINCDGHGSLFGQECDAEVHF; encoded by the exons aTGAATCATCTCATTATTTGTATCTTTTTTgctataacaatttttttatgtaatgcTGCTGAGGATGCTTCAATTGCAAAGCCTTTTCTACCATCTCCAACACAATTCCTCCCATCAGCCTTGGAGGAACCTGATGTGAGAAAAGGTAGGAAAAAGCCTCCACCACCTCCTCGATCACCACCCCCACCCCCACCACTTCTTGAATTTAACCACTTTAAGCTCGCTGAAACTTGGCCACCGACATTTTGTAAGATTAATACTTGTATCGATGATTATAGGCCAATGAAGTTTATCATACACGGACTTTGGCCAGGTGATTTAACAGATTGCGACCCAGATAAAAAGATGAAACCAGATTATGAAAAG CTTAGTGGAATATATCCTAAACTCATTGAAGATTGGCCAAATTTAcataaagttaaaaataagtTTCCAGTGGAAACAAACAAAGAGTTATGGTTTTTTGAGTGGTATAAGCATGGAACTTGTTCAGCCCAGCTGTTCACCTTTCCTGAATACATGGGCATGGCAATACAACTCTACGGTAATAAGCATAATATAGTGTTGATCCTTCGAAATGCGGGAATTAAACCTGGTGGAAAGTATTCTCGAGATGAAATTTCTGATGCGATAAGCAAGCACATTAAGTTCACGCCACAGATTCAATGTAAGAAGATTGGAcaaatttcttatttattaGAAGTAAGATTTTGCTTCACTGCAAGCAAAGATCCACAGTACATTAATTGTGATGGACATGGTTCTCTTTTCGGTCAAGAATGCGATGCTGAGGTGCATTTctga
- the LOC25496635 gene encoding uncharacterized protein: MNESDFPPPSPLPPPLLYEVEVIPHTMEAHVHKEEALIIQTCALKIDDKEEQSPKQGQEEEEEEHMKENENDAETEENDSPPPPHEVEAILEYEFKNKLLLEEAFTQRMIQEFTKGVAEYPLHSNGLIDVPKDLADIIESTIGAIFVDCNSLVETVWKVFKKLLEPIIDPNTIQRHPMAELHEVCHNKRLKLQFRDLWKESMRVEVLINEEFVGSGVYGSKKEIARNRAAKNVLQNMEIFFGISASTNEVATKDLDFPSKCDESSDATEDLSSLPKCNGGPNAIKDLHSPPKCDGSPNVIEDLGSPPKCNGGLDATQDLGFPPKCIGGSDAAEDLGFPISAMEVQMLPKI; the protein is encoded by the exons ATGAATGAAAGTGATTTTCCGCCTCCTTCACCACTACCACCGCCACTGCTGTATGAAGTGGAAGTGATTCCCCACACCATGGAAGCTCATGTTCACAAAGAAGAAGCACTCATCATCCAAACATGCGCACTGAAAATAGACGACAAAGAAGAACAGTCTCCTAAGCAaggacaagaagaagaagaagaagaacacatgAAGGAAAATGAGAATGATGCGGAGacagaagaaaatgattctCCACCACCACCGCATGAAGTGGAAGCCATTCTTGAATACGAATTCAAGAACAAACTATTACTAGAAGAGGCTTTCACTCAACGTATG attcAAGAATTTACTAAAGGGGTAGCTGAATATCCTTTACATTCCAATGGACTGATCGACGTTCCTAAAGATTTAGCAGATATTATCGAGTCTACCATTGGTGCGATCTTCGTTGATTGTAACTCATTGGTCGAAACTGTGTGGAAG GTTTTTAAAAAGTTACTCGAACCCATAATTGATCCCAACACTATTCAAAGGCATCCGATGGCAGAGCTTCATGAAGTTTGTCACAATAAAAGACTCAAGTTACAATTCAGAGATTTGTGGAAAGAGTCTATGAGAGTTGAAGTCCTTATAAATGAGGAGTTTGTTGGAAGTGGTGTTTATGGTTCTAAGAAAGAAATTGCACGCAATAGGGCAGCAAAAAATGTTTTGCAAAATAtggaaattttttttggtataagtGCATCTACCAACGAAGTTGCTACCAAAGATTTAGATTTCCCTTCTAAGTGCGATGAAAGTTCAGATGCTACCGAAGATTTAAGTTCCCTACCTAAGTGCAATGGAGGTCCAAATGCTATTAAAGACTTACATTCCCCTCCTAAGTGTGATGGAAGTCCAAATGTTATCGAAGATTTAGGTTCCCCTCCTAAGTGCAATGGAGGTCTAGATGCTACCCAAGATTTAGGTTTCCCACCTAAGTGCATTGGAGGTTCAGATGCTGCCGAAGATTTGGGTTTCCCTATAAGTGCAATGGAGGTTCAAATGCTACCAAAGATTTAG
- the LOC120576099 gene encoding secreted RxLR effector protein 78-like, translating to MGTVVSETQTAFVNNRQILDGILIANEVVDEARKAKKELMLFKVDFEKAYDSVDWGYLVAVMKKMEFPVLWRKWIKECVTTATASILVNGSPTEEFPLQRGLRQGDPLSPFLFLLAAEGMNVLMSSVVGNNLFTGYTVGSSNPTVVSHLQFADDT from the coding sequence ATGGGAACGGTTGTTTCGGAAACCCAAACAGCGTTTGTAAATAATAGACAGATTCTTGATGGTATTTTGATTGCTAATGAGGTGGTAGATGAGGCTAGAAAGGCTAAGAAGGAATTGATGCTATTTAAAGTTGACTTTGAGAAAGCTTATGATTCGGTTGATTGGGGATATCTGGTTGCGGTTATGAAAAAAATGGAGTTCCCAGTGCTTTGGAGAAAGTGGATAAAGGAATGTGTGACAACGGCGACGGCTTCAATTTTAGTTAATGGTAGCCCTACAGAAGAGTTCCCTTTGCAACGGGGGTTACGTCAAGGAGACCCTCTTTCTCCGTTTCTGTTTTTGTTAGCTGCGGAGGGGATGAATGTGTTGATGTCGTCTGTGGTGGGGAATAATCTGTTTACAGGATACACGGTGGGCTCCTCTAATCCAACCGTTGTGTCTCATTTACAATTTGCAGATGACACTTAG